The genomic DNA TTTCCACCCCAAGAATGATTGAATTGAATTAATacttttcttatattttcatgtttataattataaacatataaataagttTTAAATAAGACTTGTTTATCTTCcgaattttcttttataatattattcatattaatataactcATAAATTCATCGTGATTTCTAAAAATACCTTTATCATATCCAATAATAAAATCTTCGTATTCTATTAATTGACTCTCATATGCAGGAGAATTTTCTAATATTTCTAATATTCTTACACCCTCATTTAAAGCGTTTAATAATTCATAACTTATATGAATACCTAATAATCCATTCCCTTCCCACTTTTTTGGAATTACTTTAaccttctttattttatcataccTACAATTATAAACATCTAAAGTTAATTCTTTATTCTCATGAACTTTTATCTTTTCAATAAAATTGTCATAGGTACTTTTAGATGAATCTAATAATTTCAAATCGTCTATTTGAATTATGtaatcaaaaaatatttcgAGACCAACATTGAAACAGGGGCTATTTTCTGATATCCTAAGAATTCTATAtcctataaaaaaataaaaaataaacaaaaaaaaaaaaaaaacatgataagcattatatatatatatatatatatatatatttatcttattcttattttcttataatttaCCACCCATAATTTCCTTCGTTTGTCCTGCTCCCATTTTAtttcaattttatatttctcaaataaataataataataaacaacggaactttaaaaaaaaaaaaaaaaaaaacaacctCTTTTTTAAACCTTTTAGCCTTTTTAACCTttggaattttttttttttttttttttttttgaaggaaaataatatgttataaaagaaatattttatagatcattatatatatacaataataaataaatattatatatatatatatttttttatttttatataacataccAAAATTTgcacaaaaataaaaaaaaaaaaattaaatcaaaatatgggtaaatatattatattactattTAAGTAATACctcaaatatttattttctttaattttaaagtacaatatgaatttatatatatatatatatatatttatagaaaaaaaatataatattatgataaaaaaaaataaaaaaataaaataaaataaaaaataaaaagcataaaatataatcaaacgcacacatacatataaatatataaatgtatattcatattgaaatgatatatttttaataaaaagttattttttattattttttttttttttttacatatggaaaataatatgttcaGTTTGTTATGTATTAGTTGGAGAACAATTTAGGTtccacaaaaaaaaacaaaaatatacatatatgcatatataatatatatatatatatatatatatatatataataaataaattacatatttaatttatactttaaaaaaaataatatttcataatatttattatacaaaTGAAAATTGTACAttgaatttatttatattacaaaaaataacatGAAAACAACAgcgaaaaaaatattaaaataatatatacatatatatatatatatatatattaccaattttatttaataaaaatataaaaaaaaattaataccttcatatttcttttaagcAAATACAAACACAATAAggttatatttattgaaataatacatttggaaaaataatatttatttattgaataAAAAATGGTTTTCTTGTTTTAAAGATTAGATATtcttacaaaatataaactGCTATTTTTTACTTCATcatcttatatataaatatatccttCCCAATTCtgttcaaaaatatatatattctgaatatatatatatatatatatatatttaatataaaaatataaaactttagtaacacacacacacacacacaaaaaaaaaataaaagaaaagaaaaagaagaaataaccATTTTACAAGAAATTCTCTCTTAAAATTTCAACTGTGTTGTTTGGACTTTTGACTTTATATCCTTTTACTCTTTTATCTCTGAAAAGTTCGTAATCATTTCCCCCCTTCAATCaagtacaaaaaaaaaaaaaaaaaaaatttgtataATGACaacagaagaaaaaaaacaaaataatttatcacATATGAAATATggatacaaaatataaacataaataaatatatatatatatatattattttattttatatacctCATCTGTGCGATCACCAAAGAAGTAAATTTCGtcaaatttattttctatatgtCTTAAACAAAAGGTTTTATCCCATCcctaaatttttaaatttacaaatttattttttaatcgtataaataaataaatatatatatatatatatatatatatatatatatatatatatatatatatatatatgtatgtatatatttactttcttttttttttaattattttttggtATTACCTTTGGGAAACAATCTATAGATATTTGTCCCCCTATGGAAAAATTTAAATCAAAATCTTCAAACCTTTcgaaattaaaataaaaaagatataaattatatatacatatatattttatcatgtATAGAATAATACGAATAttttatgatttatttatatataattatatattttttttgattacTCTTTGGATAAATTATCACGAAATTTTTCAatagtattattttttaaattataactAGAGAATTCATCTCTTTCTTCTTGACTACAATTTCTTCCGATGGGgcttatattaattattccGTTCCTTAACTCTATAAAGGTTCCTCTAAAAAAGtacaaatatatgaaaatatatatatatatatatatatatatatgtatatttatttatttattgttcaTTTTTCATTTGTGTATAAGTAATGGGAACCTTTTCTTTGGTATATCCAAATTggcaatatattttaaactataatttatcaatttttttaatttgtctTCTCCCAAAAAGCTTACTATactctatatataaataaaagaaagaataattagaattaaaatattttattatatacttattatattaaatatatgctatatatatatatatatatatatatatatatttatttatttattttagaGAAACATTAAAAAATGGGAACAAATTTTCACATTACCTCTGCAGAATATTGTTCATCGTTTTTATGTGCAACAACTCCGTTTTCAGAAAAGATATAATCGAATATTTCAGggtctttaaaaaaataaaaaaatatataaatataaataaatagatatatacatatatatatttatatatatatatatatatatatttatatatatatgtttatttttttttttccttgttACATTTAATTTGTTCCCTAATCTTTTCATAATCTGAGCCACCAACTATTCCTAAAACAAACCCTTCCTTTGATTTAAGTTCCAACAAAGCATCAACAACATTTTGTTCAATTGTCTGATAtgcaaaatattatatatatatatataaatatatgtaagtataatttgtttaaatatgaaaattatataagtgaaaatattcacatataagtgtataatatatatatatattttattatataatataatgctACAAGTTGGAAAACAATtactattataatattcacatatatacatatatatgtataatatatttttaatttttgtacTTTTCTTGAATATGTGAGAGTCCCATCTACATCAAACAGAAATATTGACTTTTTCTTATTCATTCTTATAttatcacaaaaaaaaaaaaagaaaaaaaagtacaatataatatgacgcatcatttttttttttttcttttttttttttttaatatatttatatgcataagggttttaattttattatattttttttttttttttttttttttttaaatatattatacaaagaagaaattatatttgtatataccGTGATGGATGAAAAGCctacatatttaaataaatctttattcctgattttttattctttattttttattctttattttttattctttatatattttttcattacatttatatgttaattacaatttttttttttttttttttttacatattttacattttatattttaatttttcctatttctttttttatatatatatttataaactgAAAGGCATTAGAAGTGCCCTAGGTTatggaatatatttataaaataatgttttatattttataatttttataattatggacatgaaaacttttttttctttttatttaacacattattaaaaatgattcccattatattcttatttttgtGTCAAGAATACATATAGAAAAGACTATGGGtttaagagaaaaaaaaaaaaaaaaaaaaaaaggaaaaaggaAAGGAAATAACAAAGAAGGAACCAAAtcacattataaatataacctttattttttttcaaaaaagataatatactttttaaaacatgaaaatatacacatattattatttatgataaAATGTTTGGTTaatatcttattttttattttcaatatttttctttcattatactttataaaataaaaccaactttaattttaatacatatacatatatatatatatatatatatatatatatatgataattttcCCAACCGTtcaatttatatttcttaaatatatgttcattttttcatatgCTAGGTTTtccataaaattaatatcaaTACAACTTTaaggataataatatattgtaaattttatataaatgaattataattttttccatttgataaaaaaaaaaaaaattaaaataaggaaaaatgatataatataaaacttttaagtatattataaaaatataagtttctttttttttttttttttttaccataAATATAGCATGTTTCAAACGTGGaaaaaattttcaaaaagtgggtcatataatttatatatattatatatatatatatatttttttttatatataataaaattcattttcatatattgtACAAAAATTTATGAGGTTTAAAATatctataaataattttctttctttctttttttttttttttctttatttgttctttaataaatttattgacgatcttgagaaaaaaaaaaaaaaaaaaaaatagttctGAGGAAGCTAATTACACAcatgcatatttttttttcaacattttggttaaatttttttttttttttacaagatggttaaattattataagggcatatatataatatatatatatatattatatatatatatatatatgtaaaaaaaacaaaacaaaaaaaaacaaataaaaacatcataaagttaaaatataatatatatattatttatatatatgtatataacaatcctatatatattatcataccttttttaaataacaattaaaatctacataaaaaaaaaaaaaaaaaaaacccaAAAAATTTGACGtagtatataaaaagaaaaaaaaattaaccattatataatatatatacatatatatataaatatatatatattttttttttttctatttttgtCCTCAGTGCACataaatttgttaaaaaCATCCtttataaaagtaaaaatatatattatgtatatataatatatatatatatataatttttttacccTTATCCAAAtttacaataaataaaataattttttatcagtactatttatttttacattacttttatttttacactactatttatttttacactactatttatttttacactactatttatttttacacttattttaatttctacatattttatttaaaaaaattttcagaATTAAAATGGCATCTGATATGGAAGAAAAATTTAGAGAAGCCTTTATTCTCTTTAGCTCGTGCAGTGACCACATAGAGATGCAtaaattttttgaattaaTGAATTCATTTGGAATTATCTTAACAAATGAAGAAAAGGCAGCATTACCAAAcgtaaaaagaaaaataaatgaataaataaataaatgaataaataaatgaatataataaatgtgaattattttatataaggaTTAATACCTATCTTATGCACATTACACAAAAACCATGCTTATAAATtacacatatttataatttcctcattttctttttcataggATATTAACATGGATTTCTGGTTGAACTTTGCTAAGAAACACTACAACTATGAACAACCATTCcaacatattaataatgtgaATGAGCAAAATACAAATGTTCAAATTAAAATTGATAATTTCCTTGGGgtaacataatttttatcaaatctgatatatatattatatatatttatatatatttatatttatttttatttatttatttttattcttttcttaGATTATGAAAGCTTTAGATACCAGATTGACTGAGAGCGATTTAAATATCTTATTACAAATAGCCAATCCAGAAAACAAATCAACCTTAAACCTTAAGACAGTATCACAAAAATTAACTGAATCGATATAAATACGCATtgtatatagtatatataagaatatatacacacacatatgtatatattatatatatatatatattttttttttttttttttctgttcgTTTTTCGTTCTCTctctattttttattttattttccttctatgtttaaaaaatatgaaatatttaaataatatgattagATAATAAAccaaatgttatatattatatacacatttattttttatttcgtatagccaaaatttttttttatttttgtcttttttataatttttttttaaaaagaaagtaatttgtcttttttttttttttttttatttgattttttatttatccattctttttttttttatatattaatatattttataagaaataaatttCAGAATTAAACAAATAACACAAGAGTTTTAATTTGTAAGTATGgtttgaatttttttcttttatattaacatgatatataaaagaaaaaaaaaaaaaaaaaaaaaaaaaaaaaaatagctaGCCAATTTATAGCTTTCTTTTTTcccatatataaatactttGACAGACTTATCCTTTTTGACCTTTatggaaatataaatgaataaagataaataaataaataaataaatatatacatatatatttataaatatgtatatttttaaaatatcaatTATTAGTAATAAAGAATGTATGagaggaaatatatattcaatttgAGATAAATACTGggaaatttataattaaataaaacacataatatatatatatatatgtatacataataataatttatattttaaaagtatccccttattcttttttttaatacttaagaaaaaatatatatatatatatatatatataactttaataacaatatatatacgagtttaaatataaaggtagctattcatataattttatagcatttatatatttcttattaactccatcttttttaatatatacaaatattactaataagaaaaaaacaatataacataaaattaaaataaaataataaaaaaaaatatatatttatcttttcccgtattgttatcatttaatacagaaaaaacaaactttttttttttttttttttctaattttctAAACTTAAAtagaatattattacattatatatttatatttatttattttttttttttttcttttccaaTTGACAAGTTATATTCGAAattactatatttttataactaCTTTTTGGTTTaacatgaaaataaaaaaaaaatatttataagaattaattcataaaaaatataaaacaataataattttttattatacatataataaa from Plasmodium sp. gorilla clade G2 genome assembly, chromosome: 10 includes the following:
- a CDS encoding haloacid dehalogenase-like hydrolase, putative, with translation MNKKKSIFLFDVDGTLTYSRKTIEQNVVDALLELKSKEGFVLGIVGGSDYEKIREQIKYPEIFDYIFSENGVVAHKNDEQYSAESIVSFLGEDKLKKLINYSLKYIANLDIPKKRGTFIELRNGIINISPIGRNCSQEERDEFSSYNLKNNTIEKFRDNLSKEFEDFDLNFSIGGQISIDCFPKGWDKTFCLRHIENKFDEIYFFGDRTDEGGNDYELFRDKRVKGYKVKSPNNTVEILRENFL